In Macadamia integrifolia cultivar HAES 741 chromosome 5, SCU_Mint_v3, whole genome shotgun sequence, a single window of DNA contains:
- the LOC122078361 gene encoding probable aspartyl protease At4g16563, whose translation MASYLSGFLCLFSLLSLFPSISSLADNKSTTVTLSLLQFNKNPSSDPWKNLSFIASASLIRARNLKNPQSSLVSKTPLFPQSYGGYSIPLSFGTPPQTVSFVMDTGSDLVWFPCTHRYVCSNCFFRNQNPSNISTFIPKLSSSSKTISCENPKCGWIHSSKVQKRCSGCEPNSRNCSQICPPYIIIYGSGSTGGFLLSETLDFPEKKVPDFVVGCSVLSASQPCGIAGFGRGPTSLPSQLHLKKFSYCLLSHNLDDTNESSLLVLDGDDKITSISYTPFVKNPITGNPAFSVYYYVGLRKITVGGKKVKIPYKYLSLGSDGNGGTIIDSGSTFTFMEKEMFDLVAREFETQVKSYKRALYIEVLTGLRPCFDVSAEKNVSLPELVFHFKGGAKMALPLANYYSFLGNTGVVCMTVVTDGPEISGGPSIILGNYQQQNFYVEYDLENQRLGFRQQSCG comes from the coding sequence TAAATCCACCACTGTAACACTCTCCCTCTTGCAATTCAACAAGAACCCATCTTCGGATCCGTGGAAGAATCTTAGTTTCATCGCTTCTGCCTCTCTAATCAGAGCACGAAACCTCAAGAATCCTCAGAGTTCCCTTGTCTCCAAGACCCCTCTTTTCCCTCAGAGCTATGGAGGATACTCCATTCCCCTCAGCTTCGGTACACCACCTCAAACCGTCTCTTTCGTCATGGATACAGGGAGTGATCTGGTCTGGTTCCCCTGTACTCACCGTTATGTATGTAGTAACTGTTTTTTCCGAAACCAGAACCCCTCAAACATCTCAACTTTCATCCCCAAATTGTCATCTTCCTCCAAGACTATAAGCTGCGAGAACCCAAAATGTGGTTGGATTCACAGTTCCAAAGTTCAAAAGAGATGCAGTGGTTGCGAACCCAATTCGAGAAATTGCTCTCAGATTTGCCCTCCTTACATTATCATCTACGGGTCTGGATCCACTGGAGGTTTTCTGCTCTCAGAAACGCTGGACTTTCCCGAGAAAAAAGTACCTGATTTCGTCGTCGGGTGCTCTGTTTTGTCTGCAAGCCAACCCTGTGGAATCGCCGGATTCGGGCGAGGCCCGACGTCGCTACCGTCGCAGCTCCACCTGAAGAAATTCTCTTACTGTCTCCTCTCTCACAACCTCGACGATACCAACGAGAGCAGCCTACTTGTCTTGGACGGAGACGACAAGATCACCAGCATCAGTTACACACCATTCGTGAAGAACCCAATCACCGGAAACCCTGCATTCTCCGTCTACTACTACGTCGGACTCAGAAAAATCACCGTCGGAGGGAAAAAGGTTAAGATTCCTTACAAGTATCTATCACTGGGATCTGACGGCAATGGTGGAACGATCATAGATTCAGGGTCGACGTTTACTTTTATGGAGAAGGAAATGTTCGATTTAGTGGCAAGGGAGTTCGAGACCCAAGTGAAGAGTTACAAGAGAGCTCTCTACATTGAAGTGCTCACTGGTTTGCGGCCTTGTTTCGATGTATCGGCCGAAAAGAACGTATCGTTACCCGAACTGGTTTTCCACTTCAAGGGAGGAGCTAAGATGGCTTTGCCGTTAGCAAATTATTACTCGTTCCTTGGGAACACCGGTGTGGTGTGCATGACGGTGGTGACGGACGGGCCCGAAATATCGGGTGGGCCGTCGATTATATTGGGGAATTATCAGCAGCAGAATTTCTATGTGGAGTATGATTTGGAGAACCAGAGGTTAGGGTTTCGGCAGCAGAGTTGCGGCTAA